In the genome of Magnolia sinica isolate HGM2019 chromosome 2, MsV1, whole genome shotgun sequence, one region contains:
- the LOC131230263 gene encoding protein DETOXIFICATION 54-like — protein MAEDEESDPMKISESVNRVINELKELWSMALPITAMNLVIYIRAMLSVFCLGRLGSLELAGGAFAIGFTNITGYSVLFGLASGLEPVCSQAYGSKNWDLITLSLHRMVVILLITSLPISLLWLNIKKIMVLVGQDHEIMAIAATYCMYSLPDLVINAFLQPVRVYLRSQGVTKPMMYCAVIALIFDVPLNVLLVFVLKWGVPGVAIAAMLSNLNMVLFLVGYLQFSKVCEPTWRGWSIVAVHQLWPLLELAVPSCFGICLEWWCYEILTVLSGYLPNPRVAVATTAILMQTTNLMYTVSMALGSCASTRVGNELGAGNPDKARLATMVAFGCAFLIGIFNVVWTTVFRRRWAIIFTNDAPVLALAASVMPIVGLCELGNGPQTTGCGVLRGTARPAIGVRINLACFYVLGIPLAIVLTFWIKVGYIGIWFGLLTAEIMCALSIMFVVMMKTDWEVEAHRAKKLANVEMGDHSSSTVRELDEIERNSLLVSDDDF, from the exons ATGGCGGAAGATGAAGAATCCGACCCGATGAAGATATCCGAATCAGTGAATCGGGTCATCAACGAGCTAAAAGAGCTGTGGTCCATGGCGCTGCCAATCACAGCCATGAACTTAGTCATATATATCCGAGCCATGCTCTCAGTCTTCTGTTTAGGACGGCTTGGAAGCTTAGAACTCGCTGGTGGAGCCTTCGCAATCGGTTTCACAAACATCACCGGGTACTCAGTCCTCTTTGGACTCGCATCCGGACTCGAACCCGTTTGCAGCCAAGCATACGGGTCCAAGAACTGGGACCTGATTACCCTCTCCTTACATCGAATGGTCGTGATCTTACTCATTACAAGCCTACCCATCAGCCTCTTATGGTTAAATATCAAGAAGATCATGGTTTTGGTGGGCCAGGATCATGAAATCATGGCAATCGCAGCCACTTACTGTATGTACTCTCTACCTGATCTGGTGATTAATGCATTTTTACAACCAGTTAGAGTGTATCTACGATCACAAGGTGTGACGAAGCCGATGATGTATTGTGCTGTGATTGCTCTGATCTTTGATGTCCCACTCAATGTACTGCTGGTGTTTGTTTTGAAATGGGGTGTGCCAGGTGTGGCTATTGCTGCTATGTTGAGTAATCTCAACATGGTATTGTTTTTGGTTGGATATCTACAGTTTTCAAAGGTCTGTGAGCCTACGTGGAGGGGTTGGTCAATCGTGGCCGTTCATCAGTTGTGGCCACTGTTGGAACTGGCGGTTCCCAGTTGTTTTGGGATATGCTTGGAGTGGTGGTGTTATGAAATCTTGACCGTTCTTTCAGGTTACTTGCCTAATCCTAGAGTAGCTGTGGCTACTACGGCCATCTTGATGCAGACAACCAATCTCATGTATACAGTGTCCATGGCCTTGGGGTCATGTGCTTCTACAAGG GTGGGGAACGAACTAGGAGCAGGAAATCCAGACAAGGCCAGGCTCGCAACGATGGTTGCATTCGGATGCGCATTCTTGATCGGAATCTTCAACGTGGTATGGACGACTGTCTTTAGACGACGATGGGCGATTATATTCACAAATGATGCTCCAGTGCTGGCATTGGCAGCATCTGTGATGCCGATTGTGGGGTTATGTGAGCTTGGGAATGGCCCACAAACAACTGGCTGTGGGGTCCTGCGAGGGACGGCCCGCCCTGCAATTGGCGTGCGCATTAATCTCGCTTGCTTCTATGTTCTTGGCATACCACTAGCCATTGTGCTCACATTTTGGATCAAGGTGGGATACATAGGAATTTGGTTTGGGCTATTGACAGCTGAGATCATGTGTGCACTTTCGATTATGTTTGTGGTGATGATGAAGACAGATTGGGAGGTTGAGGCCCACCGAGCTAAGAAGCTTGCTAACGTTGAGATGGGTGATCATTCTAGTAGTACTGTTAGGGAGCTTGATGAAATAGAAAGAAATAGTCTTTTGGTTAGTGATGATGATTTTTAA